A region of the Cricetulus griseus strain 17A/GY chromosome 7, alternate assembly CriGri-PICRH-1.0, whole genome shotgun sequence genome:
TGCTTGAAATGGAAATATGGAGAGAGGAACCTCTATTACTACTGAAGCAAGGTCTCACCTGTGGTGGATTCTTGATGCTTTTCCCTTGACCGCCTCTTCTTCTTTCCCTGCATGGACAAGAGAGATGGTTGGTTCTAGGAGGTGGACGCTGGGTTATCTGCAACCTACTGCCTTTGAGTAATAGCCTTCCAGGTCAATAGGCCCCTCCTACTTTGAGGGTCCTCTTTCTTGGTTGTAGTTCTTGCAAAACGACTGTAGATAGGGTACATTTAGGAGTCTTTCCCTCTCAATCTGATCTCCCCTTTGAGTACAGGGAGGGATTTCTAggctcttttccccttctcatatGGCCAAACCAAATACTGGGCAACAGTCCCACCCACAAGTGAATGTATTCTGGAGTAGAGAACTGCCTTTAAGGGAAGTTGCTTAAACTTTCTCTTCTGAAATACCCAAGGGAGGTTGTgggggtctctctgtgttactttgcctataCCATCAAGGCAAAAACTCCTCTTCCCATGTTGAGGTTGTTGCCTTGGGAATGGTATCTCAAAGGTTCCACCACCCTCCCCTGTGGTGTATCGCTGGCCACTCACGTAGTTATCCCGCGCTGACCAGCCTGGGTATAGCTGCATGTGCAGCTGCCGTTCCTTACGGGCCAGTTCATAGTACTTGGCCTGCTCTTCTCGAGACAGTGCATGCCACTGCAACAGGGAAGCGGAGTGGATGGGATGCATCACGGAGTTAGGACTTTGTACCAGGGTGAAAGGGACTGTGGGCAATCCCTGCCATCCTACTTGCCCATGGCCTTACCCTGCGACCCAGGATCTGGTTGATGGCAGCGCTTTCTTTGAGTGTACACTCTGCAATGACTTTGGCTCTCATCTCCTTCATGTAAAGCATGAAGGCATTGAGGGGTTTTTTGATAGTTGGCTTCTTAGCCTCCTTCTCTGCCTTGGGTTCTGCCTGTGTTTTTCTGGGATGCAAAACCAGATTACATTACTTGGAAAGCACCCCCCAACCCGTCTCTGCCCCAGCAGTGACCATTACCTAACACCACCAAGCCACCACATCCCcccacttttgtttttttgagacaggatttttctgtgtagccctgaccatcctggaattcactttgttgATCAGGGTGGcattgaacccagagatctgcctgcttctgcctcccagctcttgggaggtgtgcaccatcattgcCCAGCTGCACCGTTCTATGTAGTGGTTTGTAAGTAGAGTCTTCTAATTGCCCCACATTAGTGAGCAGAGAATGAAGTAACTGTTCCTTTCAAGAATACCATAGCCAAGTGGGGAAAACACAGACTCATCCATTTCCTTCTTGGCCTAGacaaaatttttgtttcttgtccCTCCCCacctactttttcttttgaagacCACAAAGCACAGCAATGGTCAGTGCCAGAGCTACCAGACAGCTTGGCAGGGCTCTCCAGGCAGTCCTTTAAGATGCCAGAAGAAGGCCTTGAACCTGGTAGGCGGCATGTATATCCTGGCTGACCAAATCACTCTGCTCACCTGCCTGGCTCACACCTTCTtgtcccctcctcccagcccGTGTTTTGACTCACGGGCTTCGGTCATATGGCTGCAGCTCCTGCTTCCCTGAGGAGGGTACAATGGCCGGGTGAGGGATGGCTGCTGGGTGTCCAGGTACACCAGATCCCAGCATCAAGGATGGGTGGgtgaacctggaagcaggagtaAAGGCAACACTAAACCAGAAATTTGGGCTAGATTTTGAACACATATGGAGGTCCCTGCACAGAGGACACAATTGACAGATATTTTATAACCACTGGCCTGGACACAGggtacacagatacatatgcacaGACACTGCAGAAGACCCACATAGGTGCTACTCAGGTGGTTATCAATCCTGCCCCTATCCACATGCTCAGGAGCCTTTGGCTGCCTGTGAGTCGTTTTGCTCTCTCACTTTGCTCCTCCAGTCACCTCTCCACGCAACAGaccaactttttaaaagaatgctgCTAGCCCACTTCAGCTCAAGTTTTCCTGATACATAACAGAATAAAACAAGCTGCTGCTTGGGGCCTTTAAAACCCTACCTAAGCACCTCCACTACACCTCTCATCCCATCTTCCTCTTTCCCATCACCATCACCCCATCCCAAGCCAGCAGACAGTTTTCTCTGTCTACCTTTCTCAGGAACTGCCTCTCTGATGCATCATGCTTGGTTGGGGTCTTCTTGGGGCTTATCTTCAGCCCAGCTGGCCCATTCAGTTATTGTGCTGTATCTTTACCTCCTACTGTGGAGTGCTGAATGCCTTACCACAGCATGCCTGGCACTATGTCTGTCACTAGGAGAATGAGCTAAACATAGGGAGGACTATGTACACTCACCCCTCTATACACCTCTTTCCTGATGTTGTATGGAGACTACTCTGCCCTTTGCTGCTTACCAGGTGTAAGAACTCTGAGCAGACAGGCTCTAAAGGACAGGGGCTAGGGACACTACCTTCCAAGGTACAGTAGCCTTAGCTTGGGCAGAGCTCAGAGGACGTCCCAGCAGGGGTGAGCAATAGAGCTGAGTCATCCTGGCTGCTCTGGGATGCTCTGTCCAGTGTGGCTTGGGCTGAGACTCCTACTTCTAGTTGTATCTTCAGGTACAGAGCAGCATCAGACTCCAAggttacagacagacagatggacaaacaACTAACACAGGGTAAGCACTGGCCTGAACACAGCCCTGTGTGGGCACTGAAGCCTGGGCAACAGGAAGCAGGAGCCTGGCTGCAGGGATAGGGGACTCACCTGGGATAGGGGGCGCCAGGGGCTGCAGTGGGGGCAGGGAAGTGCTGTCTATATCCGCAGGAAGGGGACAGGGGGTAGAGAGGAGGGCTGGGCCTGTGGTTGGGAGAGACAGCTGTTAGCCGTCTGACTGCTAGCCAGACATGGGGAAGGACTTCTGTACCTTGTGCAGTGGGACTCATATATAGTGCTGCATGCATCTGGCAGTCTTCTCCCAGAAGCTGGTATCTCCAACCCCTCTACTAACACTGTCTGGATTGCTCTTCACCCCCATCTGCCTGCTTcaactctgtttatttttttaatgtgtatgactgttttgcctctatgtgtatctgtgcaccacatgcctgcctggtgccctCCGAGATCTGAAGATGggattggatcccctggatccaTCATATGGGTgataggaaccaaacttgggtcctctggaagagtaaacagtgctcttaactgctgagccatctcttcagccctgcttCAACTCCAAAGCCTGGGATCCCAAGTGAATGAGGTGCCTCTCTGGGCTCCTAGAGTCCCAAGTCAAGAGTGTTAACAGTGCTGCATAACTGTTGGCTTCTTGCTTGGCTGTCCACTAGACAGACTTTGTTCTGAAAGGGCAAGGACCTAAGGTCACAGTCAGCTCTAATAGTGTTTCTCTGGCACTCAGATTTCTTCTCAGCATACATAGGACTCAGTGCAGAGGGTAAAAATGTCCCATGTCTCACCTGGCAGCAGCTAAGAACAGAGGTTCTCTTCCCTGGGCCTACACCCTTCTCCGAAGGCTCAGTTGGTGAATATCCTCTCAATGCTCAGATTTCCTAGTCTTTGGAGCTTCAGGCCTAAGGGACTTAGGAGGCTGTCCAAAGAGCTGCTTGTCCAGAGCATTGCCCTGGTTCCATCAGGCTAAGCACTGAGTCTTGGGGGTAATCACGGGTAGAATGGAACTTTGTCCAAAACAATCTGGAAATGGAGGAGTGTGCTGATCATGGATAACAGGCAAGTGGAACAGGGCAGGTAGGCCCAGGTTGAAAGTCTGGCCTTCACTGCCTTCTTGGGAAGACAGCCTTTCCTGCTACTGGCTAGAGACCTGCTCAGATCAAACTGATTAATGAGTAAAAGGCTGGCCAAGCGGCCTATTGAGACCCAATTCCAGCTGAGAATAGACTCTGGTCCACAGTCGGGCCTGGTCAGGGGAGTGGCTCAAGCAAACACCAGAAACCAAGGGCCCGGTTCCTCATATAACTCTACCACAGGTAGGTCAGACCAGCAGCAGACACTGAGAGGCAGTAGCCTCTCCCGGTGGAGTTTATGCATCTCCTTGCCCATGCTCAACTACCTTTCTCACCTTCTGGAGAATTTAGCTGGAGTAGGGTTGAAGAAGTATGTCAAGCTACCTGGGGGATGCTCACAGTCACAAGAATTGCTAGCTCAGAGCCAGGTTAGGCTAAAGTATGCTAGGGCAGACACAGTGCCCCTTTTTTCTCTGGGCCCACACTTACCAGCTCACAGTGTGGGGGAGCTGTCCCATGCTGCCTGAGGTCAGAGAGTAAAATCCAGAGAGATCAGGGGTCTGCAGCGGCCTGTGAACTCCTGTGGAGGAAAGGGGCCAAGTAAGCAGGCCACCCTCACCTGGGAGGTTGGGACATTCAGCCTTCCAAAGGGGCCTCTAAGATCCCATTTCCTTTTGCCAGAGGCCCAGATATCAGCTGGTTTGTTTAGAACTGTCCTAGGTAATAACAATGGCCTTCTGACAAAGCAAAAGGGACCAAGGACAGAGGTGCTGAGTGACTTGCCTTAGGACACTGGTTGGACAGAGGCAAAGCTTGGAGTCACTCAAGGATGAGGTCAGATCTCACCAATTCCTGGTGCACTGCTGCTCTGTCTTTGGAGCCTCTGCTTAGGACTTTGGCCTGGCTCTTTGGGTAGAAGGCAGCCCCCTAGTCTAGAGGAACCTGGCCTGAAGAGCCAGGGCTCCACCCAGCCCCAGGGTGAGTCAGCAGGTTTCCCACAGCTGACAATGGTGGATTTCAGAATGACTTTGGCTGAGGCTGAGGTGAATCAGCCATCACAACCACCACTTTCCATTTTCTCACTGAAGGAGAAAGGCCATGAGTTTTGCAGCTGCAGCAATGCGCAGATGCTGCTCTTACACTGGCCTAGGGAGCCAGAAGCCTCATTCTGATCTGGTCCACCTTCCTATACCCTTATGGTATTCTCAGATtcaatccatatatatatatttttttaagccTCTCTAAGGCAGAATCTTGTTTTTGTAGCTCAGGTTTGtctggaatttactgtgtagcccaggctggcctcacacttccaacccccctacctctgccttccatacTACTTGGATACACACCACACCTGGTTCCTTTCTGACATTTTCTTTGGGCTTTGCAAAGCCCCAGCTTCTACTATTATAAAATGTGGGCCAGGAACTTGGGCCACAAGTTCCTACCTCAATGGGcttctcccattcccttcccATACCTTGCTTCTGGCTGATGTCCGCAggtgcaggggtggggtgtggaCTGCTGAAATGTTCGTAGAGTGGAGAAAGCTGGGGGACGCCATGTGGGGGCTGGCCAGCCTTGTTATGCTGAAAAATGACCAGGAGGCTAGTGAACATGGAGTGTTCTGGGACGGGGACATGAGGGTGGAGGGGGCGTGCAAAACTTCTGTGAGCTCTGTGGCCACCCTGGCAGTCAAAAATAACAAGCTTATGGGAAGAAGGCACTCTGCACACCTTGTGGCCTATGGCACTGTTTTCCTGTGTCCCAATCCTGGAGACTGTTTATGCAGTCCCACCTAGTGAACCTCTTCTGGGACAGCCAATGTTTCTCCTCTCAGGAAGTCCTCCCTAGCTAGCCTCCTGCTCCCAGAGATCCCTCCTGACTCTATGAAGCCCAATGGCTGTCTGCAGCCTTTCCCCACCTTAGTTCTAACTGCATGTGTTGGCACAGGGCAGGGACCTCCTTTAGCCCCTAACTTGGGTATCTGGCTCCCTCCACAGACAGCTTGTCCACACATAGCTCTTCTGGTTTCCTTAGCTGCAGGACTTTTTTCACAGTCAAATGGTTCTGTCAAGAGATGACTGAGCAGGCTGAGAGCACATGAGCCAGCCACAAAGAGTTGCTCGCTGCCAGGCCTGGTGTCTTCAGTGCATGCCCTTGCAGCCAAAGTTTTGGGGACATCTACAACTGAGGCTCAGCTTCCACCCAGACAAGTGTGTCTGTGGGAATGCTGCTGGCTGAAAGCACACAGGAGTGACTGCTCACCACAGCACAAAAGGGAGAAACAAGACATCTTGGAGGAGGACAGTAGATGGAATGCCTTGCAAAAAGCAGGTAAAGTCCGTGTGGGCATCTCAGCAGAGAATCCTTAGATCTTGGATATCCTCTCCTGGAAGTGAATGAGGCCTAGGACAGGTCCCTTGCTTGTTTGTTACTTGGCTACTGCAGCTCTAGGCTAAACCAGAGGGAAAGCTGTGCATGGACCCCAGTGTATCCAGGGCATGAGGCCTCTAACTGGGTGCAGCTCCAGAAGACTCTACAGTAGTCCTAG
Encoded here:
- the Tcf7 gene encoding transcription factor 7 isoform X6, which encodes MPQLDSGGGGAGAGDDLGAPDELLAFQDEGEEQDDKSRDSAAGPERDLAELKSSLVNESEGAAAGAGVPGPGVRVHGEAEGAPEALGREHTSQRLFPDKLPESLEDGLKAPECASGMYKETVYSAFNLLMHYPPASGAGQHPQSQPPLHNKAGQPPHGVPQLSPLYEHFSSPHPTPAPADISQKQGVHRPLQTPDLSGFYSLTSGSMGQLPHTVSWPSPPLYPLSPSCGYRQHFPAPTAAPGAPYPRFTHPSLMLGSGVPGHPAAIPHPAIVPSSGKQELQPYDRSPKTQAEPKAEKEAKKPTIKKPLNAFMLYMKEMRAKVIAECTLKESAAINQILGRRWHALSREEQAKYYELARKERQLHMQLYPGWSARDNYGKKKRRSREKHQESTTDNSLHYS
- the Tcf7 gene encoding transcription factor 7 isoform X3 — encoded protein: MPQLDSGGGGAGAGDDLGAPDELLAFQDEGEEQDDKSRDSAAGPERDLAELKSSLVNESEGAAAGAGVPGPGVRVHGEAEGAPEALGREHTSQRLFPDKLPESLEDGLKAPECASGMYKETVYSAFNLLMHYPPASGAGQHPQSQPPLHNKAGQPPHGVPQLSPLYEHFSSPHPTPAPADISQKQGVHRPLQTPDLSGFYSLTSGSMGQLPHTVSWPSPPLYPLSPSCGYRQHFPAPTAAPGAPYPRFTHPSLMLGSGVPGHPAAIPHPAIVPSSGKQELQPYDRSPKTQAEPKAEKEAKKPTIKKPLNAFMLYMKEMRAKVIAECTLKESAAINQILGRRWHALSREEQAKYYELARKERQLHMQLYPGWSARDNYGKKKRRSREKHQESTTGQMGWIEFQLPSLQVLLLPSATPSPCQYFLDQEYLVYHTR
- the Tcf7 gene encoding transcription factor 7 isoform X7 yields the protein MPQLDSGGGGAGAGDDLGAPDELLAFQDEGEEQDDKSRDSAAGPERDLAELKSSLVNESEGAAAGAGVPGPGVRVHGEAEGAPEALGREHTSQRLFPDKLPESLEDGLKAPECASGMYKETVYSAFNLLMHYPPASGAGQHPQSQPPLHNKAGQPPHGVPQLSPLYEHFSSPHPTPAPADISQKQGVHRPLQTPDLSGFYSLTSGSMGQLPHTVSWFTHPSLMLGSGVPGHPAAIPHPAIVPSSGKQELQPYDRSPKTQAEPKAEKEAKKPTIKKPLNAFMLYMKEMRAKVIAECTLKESAAINQILGRRWHALSREEQAKYYELARKERQLHMQLYPGWSARDNYGKKKRRSREKHQESTTGGKRNAFGTYPEKAAAPAPFLPMTVL
- the Tcf7 gene encoding transcription factor 7 isoform X2, whose translation is MPQLDSGGGGAGAGDDLGAPDELLAFQDEGEEQDDKSRDSAAGPERDLAELKSSLVNESEGAAAGAGVPGPGVRVHGEAEGAPEALGREHTSQRLFPDKLPESLEDGLKAPECASGMYKETVYSAFNLLMHYPPASGAGQHPQSQPPLHNKAGQPPHGVPQLSPLYEHFSSPHPTPAPADISQKQGVHRPLQTPDLSGFYSLTSGSMGQLPHTVSWPSPPLYPLSPSCGYRQHFPAPTAAPGAPYPRFTHPSLMLGSGVPGHPAAIPHPAIVPSSGKQELQPYDRSPKTQAEPKAEKEAKKPTIKKPLNAFMLYMKEMRAKVIAECTLKESAAINQILGRRWHALSREEQAKYYELARKERQLHMQLYPGWSARDNYGKKKRRSREKHQESTTDPGSPKKCRARFGLNQQTDWCGPCRFVPTIILPSLQAASLYAHVLLGLQPLLVP
- the Tcf7 gene encoding transcription factor 7 isoform X4, yielding MPQLDSGGGGAGAGDDLGAPDELLAFQDEGEEQDDKSRDSAAGPERDLAELKSSLVNESEGAAAGAGVPGPGVRVHGEAEGAPEALGREHTSQRLFPDKLPESLEDGLKAPECASGMYKETVYSAFNLLMHYPPASGAGQHPQSQPPLHNKAGQPPHGVPQLSPLYEHFSSPHPTPAPADISQKQGVHRPLQTPDLSGFYSLTSGSMGQLPHTVSWPSPPLYPLSPSCGYRQHFPAPTAAPGAPYPRFTHPSLMLGSGVPGHPAAIPHPAIVPSSGKQELQPYDRSPKTQAEPKAEKEAKKPTIKKPLNAFMLYMKEMRAKVIAECTLKESAAINQILGRRWHALSREEQAKYYELARKERQLHMQLYPGWSARDNYGKKKRRSREKHQESTTGGKRNAFGTYPEKAAAPAPFLPMTVL
- the Tcf7 gene encoding transcription factor 7 isoform X5, which gives rise to MPQLDSGGGGAGAGDDLGAPDELLAFQDEGEEQDDKSRDSAAGPERDLAELKSSLVNESEGAAAGAGVPGPGVRVHGEAEGAPEALGREHTSQRLFPDKLPESLEDGLKAPECASGMYKETVYSAFNLLMHYPPASGAGQHPQSQPPLHNKAGQPPHGVPQLSPLYEHFSSPHPTPAPADISQKQGVHRPLQTPDLSGFYSLTSGSMGQLPHTVSWFTHPSLMLGSGVPGHPAAIPHPAIVPSSGKQELQPYDRSPKTQAEPKAEKEAKKPTIKKPLNAFMLYMKEMRAKVIAECTLKESAAINQILGRRWHALSREEQAKYYELARKERQLHMQLYPGWSARDNYGKKKRRSREKHQESTTDPGSPKKCRARFGLNQQTDWCGPCRFVPTIILPSLQAASLYAHVLLGLQPLLVP